In Chitinophaga sp. HK235, a single window of DNA contains:
- a CDS encoding ADP-ribosylglycohydrolase family protein, which translates to MDAKVIEFTVSYIITHLPESDIKYKIKKAATLPVSYDIRTIVSVLGNGTGLTAQDTVPFALWCAAHHLDNFEEAIWTAVSGLGDRDTIAAIVGSIVVLYAPENTVPEEWTQRVEKFDTSMFYK; encoded by the coding sequence ATGGATGCTAAAGTAATTGAATTTACTGTATCTTACATCATTACCCATCTACCTGAAAGTGATATAAAATATAAAATCAAAAAAGCCGCTACCTTACCTGTCAGTTATGATATCCGGACCATCGTGTCTGTATTGGGCAACGGCACCGGTCTCACCGCCCAGGATACAGTACCGTTTGCATTATGGTGCGCCGCCCATCATCTTGACAACTTCGAAGAAGCTATCTGGACCGCCGTTAGCGGGCTTGGCGACAGAGACACTATTGCAGCCATCGTCGGCAGTATTGTTGTTTTATATGCTCCGGAAAATACAGTCCCCGAAGAGTGGACTCAACGTGTGGAAAAGTTCGACACCTCCATGTTCTACAAATAG
- a CDS encoding RNA polymerase sigma factor, with protein sequence MIRSSNSSREEEILRGLQQGGPRRRSYEEQLYLLFYYFIREGVRKYRLNEEDSASAYSDTIISVIDNIVYNRFEGRSSLKSYIYQIFSNKCVDLKRKTTTNKERVHQTHDLDTFITMLPDNARNVVQQLIDNSNHSLLEKKMQEIGEKCKQLLLLFEDGYSDRDIATMLEYNSADVAKVSRRRCMEKLKEKMLPFNQYYE encoded by the coding sequence ATGATCCGCTCATCCAATAGCAGCAGGGAGGAAGAAATTCTCCGCGGACTGCAGCAGGGAGGCCCCCGAAGACGCTCTTATGAAGAGCAGTTGTACCTGTTGTTTTATTACTTCATCCGTGAAGGGGTGCGTAAATATCGCCTCAACGAGGAAGACAGTGCCAGTGCCTATTCAGACACTATTATCAGTGTGATAGATAATATCGTATATAACCGCTTTGAAGGCAGATCTTCCCTTAAATCATATATTTATCAGATTTTTTCCAATAAATGTGTTGACCTTAAAAGAAAAACTACGACTAATAAAGAAAGGGTTCATCAAACACATGATCTGGATACATTCATTACCATGTTACCGGACAATGCCCGTAATGTAGTACAACAGCTGATAGATAACAGCAATCATTCTCTGCTGGAGAAAAAAATGCAGGAAATAGGCGAGAAATGTAAACAGCTGCTACTGCTTTTTGAAGATGGTTATAGCGACCGGGATATAGCCACTATGCTGGAATACAACTCGGCCGATGTTGCCAAAGTAAGCCGGCGCAGATGCATGGAAAAACTGAAAGAAAAAATGCTCCCTTTTAATCAATACTATGAGTGA
- a CDS encoding tol-pal system YbgF family protein: MSDLDYIEDYFTGVLSPEERQVFEQRCAAEQTFAREVAFYLSSRTLLKQQLHEQKQQQFKAITPARPKVRRFPAYLAAAAVLAGILLASWWLFIKPPSTQQLSATYISEHLQQLSVTMQGSPDSLQMGITAYNNKAYDHAEKIFLSLTTQEASAPDAVKYLGLLYLVTKKYDPAIVQFDRLIQYPIYANPGPFYKALALLQRALPGDEQQAVALLQKVRDNQLPGNQQAIEWLKHI, encoded by the coding sequence ATGAGTGATCTGGATTATATAGAAGATTACTTTACCGGTGTCTTATCACCGGAAGAGCGGCAGGTGTTTGAACAACGCTGTGCTGCCGAACAGACATTTGCCCGGGAAGTAGCTTTTTATCTGAGTAGCCGCACCCTGCTAAAGCAACAGCTCCACGAACAAAAACAACAGCAGTTTAAAGCGATAACACCTGCCCGCCCAAAAGTGAGACGGTTCCCGGCTTATCTCGCAGCTGCAGCTGTTTTGGCCGGCATACTGCTTGCCAGCTGGTGGCTCTTTATCAAACCGCCTTCCACTCAGCAGCTATCCGCCACCTATATCAGTGAGCACCTGCAGCAACTCAGTGTAACCATGCAGGGTAGTCCTGATAGCCTGCAAATGGGCATCACCGCCTATAACAACAAAGCCTACGACCACGCCGAAAAAATATTCCTATCGCTCACCACACAGGAAGCCAGCGCCCCCGACGCTGTGAAATACCTGGGCCTCCTGTACCTCGTGACCAAAAAATATGATCCCGCTATCGTGCAGTTCGACCGGTTGATACAATACCCCATTTATGCCAACCCCGGGCCCTTTTATAAAGCACTGGCACTGCTGCAACGCGCCCTTCCGGGCGATGAACAACAGGCCGTAGCGCTGCTGCAGAAAGTACGCGACAACCAATTGCCCGGCAACCAACAAGCTATTGAATGGCTTAAACATATATAA
- a CDS encoding S8 family serine peptidase translates to MTSRKMNPFFWILAVIILLIIILLLRYCKSPATPGNPGSPADAPRHYTDQLVVFFKHRPSAAALTTIKTKMKENGIDTSAITTQHCDNCGDAEIELWQAPKIETYANADPVKGGASTGTNSNGVGEDSLAYYTQNYIISSPPDMPTKTRRDSLYIRRGTGSGPSHKNDTIKVAILDTGIDPYLMNFPEFFWKNPGETPANGKDDEGNCLADDINGWNFVAHNNVLTDDSYNGHGTHIALFILNELRRSNTNTLQLMTLKTHDHKAEGSLFNIVCALLYAANNGANVINASWGFYSQNAPWHPLDSVITQLLAEKGILFITAAGNKMAAADDSAVKAGIPLAALRNLDIHHFYPACIGGRKNNILVVTTTVDSMVSPTQNHSQQYVDLGVQADTLESGFLKFQVPFITGQPVFVSGSSFATAIATGKIAANCSPALFKGGLEKTTFIDSLGADVLQSVKLMQKGQVNQGRYIKHQ, encoded by the coding sequence ATGACATCTCGAAAGATGAACCCCTTCTTCTGGATTCTGGCAGTGATCATCCTGCTGATTATTATTCTATTGCTCCGGTACTGTAAAAGTCCGGCCACCCCTGGAAATCCCGGCTCACCTGCCGATGCTCCCCGTCATTATACCGATCAGTTGGTGGTCTTCTTTAAACACCGGCCCTCAGCCGCCGCATTAACCACCATCAAAACAAAAATGAAGGAAAACGGGATAGACACCTCCGCTATCACCACCCAACATTGTGATAACTGCGGAGACGCTGAAATAGAACTGTGGCAAGCCCCTAAAATCGAAACATATGCCAATGCAGACCCCGTAAAAGGCGGCGCCAGCACCGGCACCAACAGTAATGGCGTTGGAGAAGACAGTCTCGCTTACTATACCCAGAACTATATCATCAGCTCTCCACCTGATATGCCCACCAAAACCCGGCGCGATTCCCTCTACATAAGACGCGGTACCGGCTCAGGCCCCTCACATAAAAATGATACCATAAAAGTGGCTATCCTGGATACCGGAATAGATCCCTACCTGATGAACTTCCCTGAATTTTTCTGGAAGAACCCCGGAGAAACGCCAGCCAACGGCAAAGACGATGAAGGCAACTGTCTCGCCGATGATATCAATGGCTGGAACTTTGTAGCCCATAACAATGTCCTCACCGACGATAGCTACAATGGCCATGGAACACATATAGCCTTGTTCATCCTCAACGAATTACGCCGCAGCAACACCAACACACTGCAGCTGATGACGCTGAAAACACACGACCATAAAGCCGAAGGAAGCCTGTTTAATATCGTATGCGCACTCCTCTATGCAGCTAATAATGGTGCCAATGTTATTAATGCCAGCTGGGGATTTTATAGTCAGAATGCACCCTGGCATCCGCTGGATTCCGTTATCACACAACTGCTTGCAGAAAAAGGAATCCTCTTCATTACCGCTGCCGGCAATAAAATGGCAGCCGCAGATGACAGCGCCGTAAAAGCCGGTATACCGCTGGCCGCATTACGCAACCTGGATATACATCATTTCTACCCGGCATGTATAGGCGGCAGAAAAAACAACATACTAGTAGTGACTACCACCGTAGATTCAATGGTAAGTCCCACTCAGAACCATTCCCAACAATACGTTGACCTGGGTGTACAGGCAGATACACTGGAAAGTGGCTTCCTCAAATTCCAGGTACCATTTATAACCGGACAACCGGTATTCGTGTCCGGCTCCTCTTTTGCCACCGCTATCGCTACCGGCAAAATCGCCGCCAACTGCTCGCCGGCATTGTTTAAAGGTGGACTGGAAAAAACAACATTTATCGACTCCCTCGGCGCAGACGTATTGCAGTCTGTCAAACTAATGCAAAAAGGACAAGTGAATCAGGGAAGATATATCAAACATCAATAA
- a CDS encoding CHAT domain-containing protein, producing the protein MLSPRQITIILKICCRQLLTLSCLLCYCYAWSQCPAATTFMEKITTIEQSSDPNTVKIRQLDSLRTLCLHCFPQKDSIYARIVHRMGNLYHLEGNWTPAIAYTKEAIAINSSGKGASTAFLANSYFNLGLFYNKLYLYPESHRYYDSCILIGTKYPEKTAIALIAAEAKAFSLYENGNYQQAIATSELGILLSRNRQDTLSEMILLAQKAQALVAIDDTSAGTTMRRALQLLPTNALPAHQVTCYTIYASILGKEKQYKAALSYYQHALQVNRTQQRWNQCALNLIDIGNLWADDLKETTKAISYYHEGIGFAQKSGDPYLLAGVYNNIGTAYWKQHQYKKALDYYQQGLNTLPIHFTATGLENNPGYAQLREAGNDYFVYTLLANKGESLLALYHSTKNNSWLRAALAAFQAADMSVDLMRWKQYGEPTYLFWRNRTRKMYQQAIETCYLLQDAPAALRFFEKSRAVLLNDKLNELGARKYLSPADLAQEQELRILTVSLQQQLDAAAPNTPAHETLYQQLLSARNALERFIRNLEKQHPAYYQYKYDTAVVTVTDIQKKLLSEGTTLLTYFTGDSTAFVLSISTNSYRLLKTDFHSKEVQELLQLCTHSSLLETQHQRYLRLAHQLYKQLFAPLQLSDRSVIISPDEYLLPFEILQSDSTNPGSYLLKQYAFSYTYAAASLLKGRQERTAGAHTLLGIAPVQYADYLQQSPLQGADQSLRRIGKNYDDMLGLYTQHASRQQFLEQLPRSSIVQLYSHASAGGADKDPVLYLADSALYLPEIQLMHNPVTALIILSTCEGGVGRQARGEGVLSLARGFALTGIPAIVTTLWQVDNEATYALTENFHHFLQQGMRKDVALQQAKLLFLKNNDNGKRLPYFWAASILIGDTTPIPTVTSQRNGHTFIYMVAAMVAILVSIFLIFKKNR; encoded by the coding sequence ATGTTATCCCCCCGGCAGATAACGATCATCCTGAAAATATGCTGCAGGCAACTGTTAACACTCAGTTGCCTGCTCTGCTATTGTTATGCCTGGTCTCAATGCCCCGCTGCGACTACCTTCATGGAAAAAATTACCACCATTGAACAAAGCAGCGACCCCAACACCGTAAAAATCCGGCAGCTGGATTCCCTGCGAACGCTTTGTCTGCATTGTTTTCCACAGAAAGACAGCATCTATGCCCGCATCGTTCACCGGATGGGTAACCTCTACCACCTCGAAGGCAACTGGACTCCCGCCATCGCCTATACGAAAGAAGCGATAGCAATAAACAGCAGTGGAAAAGGTGCCAGCACTGCCTTTCTGGCCAACAGTTATTTCAACCTGGGACTGTTTTACAACAAACTTTATCTTTACCCCGAATCACATCGCTACTACGATAGCTGCATCCTCATCGGAACGAAGTATCCCGAAAAAACCGCCATCGCACTGATTGCCGCTGAAGCCAAAGCCTTCTCGTTATATGAAAACGGTAATTACCAGCAGGCTATCGCCACCTCCGAGCTGGGCATACTACTGTCCAGAAACAGACAGGATACCTTGTCGGAAATGATTTTGCTGGCGCAGAAAGCACAGGCCTTGGTAGCTATAGATGATACCTCCGCCGGCACCACCATGAGAAGAGCTTTACAACTGTTACCCACCAACGCTTTACCAGCTCACCAGGTAACCTGTTATACCATTTATGCCAGCATCCTGGGAAAAGAAAAACAGTATAAAGCAGCACTCTCCTATTATCAGCATGCACTGCAGGTAAACCGCACACAACAAAGATGGAATCAATGTGCCCTCAACCTGATCGATATCGGCAACCTATGGGCGGATGATCTCAAAGAAACAACCAAAGCCATCAGCTACTACCACGAAGGCATCGGGTTTGCCCAAAAATCCGGTGACCCTTATCTGCTGGCAGGCGTATACAACAACATCGGCACCGCCTACTGGAAACAACATCAGTACAAAAAAGCACTCGATTATTATCAGCAGGGGCTGAACACCCTCCCCATTCACTTTACAGCTACAGGCCTGGAAAACAACCCCGGTTATGCTCAATTGCGCGAGGCAGGCAATGATTATTTTGTATACACCCTGCTGGCCAACAAAGGCGAATCATTGTTGGCATTATATCATTCCACAAAAAATAACAGCTGGCTACGTGCTGCCCTTGCAGCGTTCCAGGCAGCAGATATGTCGGTAGACCTGATGCGCTGGAAACAATATGGAGAGCCCACCTACCTTTTTTGGAGAAACCGTACCCGGAAAATGTACCAGCAGGCCATCGAAACCTGCTACCTGCTGCAGGATGCACCCGCAGCGCTTCGATTTTTCGAAAAAAGCAGGGCGGTATTACTGAATGATAAATTAAATGAACTGGGCGCCCGTAAATATTTATCGCCGGCAGATCTGGCGCAGGAACAGGAATTACGGATACTGACTGTATCCTTACAGCAGCAGCTGGACGCAGCAGCACCCAACACACCTGCCCATGAAACCCTGTACCAGCAACTACTGAGTGCACGCAATGCACTGGAACGCTTTATACGAAATCTTGAAAAACAACATCCGGCATACTATCAATATAAATATGATACCGCAGTAGTAACAGTAACGGATATACAAAAAAAATTACTCTCAGAGGGTACCACCCTGTTAACCTATTTTACAGGAGACAGCACTGCCTTTGTACTCAGTATTTCTACCAACAGTTACCGGTTGCTGAAAACCGACTTTCATAGCAAGGAGGTACAGGAACTACTGCAGCTCTGCACCCATTCATCTCTGCTGGAAACACAGCATCAGCGGTACCTCCGGCTGGCGCACCAGTTGTATAAACAGCTGTTTGCGCCGTTGCAGCTTTCTGACCGCAGTGTGATCATCTCTCCCGATGAATATCTTCTCCCCTTTGAAATATTACAATCCGACAGTACAAATCCAGGTAGTTACCTCCTGAAACAATATGCTTTCAGTTACACCTATGCAGCCGCCTCTCTCCTGAAAGGCCGGCAGGAAAGAACAGCAGGCGCTCATACCCTGCTGGGCATTGCCCCGGTACAATATGCGGACTATCTGCAGCAGTCACCGCTGCAGGGGGCAGATCAATCATTACGCAGGATTGGTAAAAATTATGATGATATGCTGGGACTGTACACGCAGCATGCCAGCCGGCAGCAATTCCTTGAACAGCTGCCCCGTAGTAGTATTGTACAGCTATATTCCCATGCCAGTGCCGGCGGCGCAGACAAAGATCCTGTACTATACCTGGCCGATTCTGCTCTCTACCTGCCGGAGATACAACTGATGCATAACCCTGTCACAGCCCTCATTATCCTATCTACCTGCGAAGGCGGCGTAGGCAGGCAGGCCCGTGGGGAAGGTGTACTCAGCCTCGCCCGCGGATTTGCACTCACCGGCATCCCAGCCATTGTGACCACTTTATGGCAGGTAGATAATGAAGCCACCTATGCACTCACAGAAAATTTCCACCATTTTCTGCAACAGGGCATGCGAAAGGATGTTGCTCTCCAGCAAGCCAAACTACTATTTCTGAAAAACAATGATAACGGCAAACGGCTACCCTATTTCTGGGCTGCCAGCATCCTGATAGGAGATACTACCCCAATACCCACTGTTACCTCCCAGCGTAACGGACACACGTTTATTTACATGGTGGCCGCCATGGTAGCCATTCTAGTGTCCATCTTCCTGATTTTTAAAAAAAACAGGTAA
- a CDS encoding collagen-like protein: MRSLFISCVLLMGIIALSLNSCKKGNDGPVGPAGPAGATGPAGPAGSANVIYSPWVATATWTASTTSTGTGKKTFYFDINAPKVTQDVIDKGVVLVYMKFIADPDGAGIAKLLPSIYYNIGGADVQYRFQYGLFLNIVRVICDVVPNGIPANTNMVRYVIIPGGVTGARTAATDYSKMSYEKVCRLYNIPN, translated from the coding sequence ATGAGAAGTTTATTCATCTCATGCGTACTCCTCATGGGTATTATCGCCCTTTCACTCAACAGTTGTAAGAAAGGCAATGATGGGCCCGTAGGACCCGCCGGACCTGCAGGGGCTACTGGTCCGGCAGGACCGGCCGGCAGCGCCAATGTCATCTATTCTCCATGGGTAGCCACCGCTACATGGACCGCTTCTACCACCTCCACAGGCACCGGTAAAAAAACCTTCTATTTCGACATAAACGCTCCCAAGGTGACCCAGGATGTCATCGATAAAGGAGTCGTGCTTGTATATATGAAGTTTATAGCGGATCCCGACGGAGCCGGAATAGCAAAACTGCTGCCCAGTATATACTATAACATTGGCGGAGCAGACGTCCAATATCGCTTCCAGTATGGCTTATTCCTGAACATCGTCAGAGTGATCTGTGATGTTGTCCCCAATGGCATTCCCGCCAACACCAACATGGTACGGTATGTAATTATACCCGGTGGAGTAACCGGCGCACGTACCGCTGCCACCGATTATAGCAAAATGAGCTATGAAAAGGTGTGTAGATTATATAATATACCGAATTAA
- a CDS encoding MarR family winged helix-turn-helix transcriptional regulator, with protein MNTLATASSLRTCISHLTKRLRKQVYSTVELSFSEMTVMSHVYHQGPLFPSELAELVKVKNQSMSQMLNNLEAETLIVRTPSEDDKRKVLVSITAKGKKMVEKTRSERDEWLAIAINNTLTEKEKKMLAEVLPLLSKIADYK; from the coding sequence ATGAACACATTAGCAACAGCATCCTCACTACGAACCTGCATTTCTCACCTTACCAAACGGCTGCGCAAGCAGGTGTATTCTACCGTAGAACTGTCTTTCAGTGAAATGACTGTCATGTCTCATGTTTACCACCAGGGACCACTATTTCCTTCTGAACTGGCGGAATTGGTGAAAGTAAAAAACCAGTCCATGTCACAGATGCTCAACAACCTGGAAGCGGAAACACTCATCGTCCGCACGCCTTCTGAAGACGACAAGCGGAAAGTGCTGGTGTCCATTACTGCCAAAGGGAAAAAGATGGTGGAGAAAACACGGTCCGAGCGAGACGAATGGCTGGCCATCGCCATCAACAACACCCTCACCGAAAAAGAAAAAAAGATGCTGGCAGAAGTGTTACCCCTGCTCAGCAAAATAGCAGACTATAAATAA
- a CDS encoding isochorismatase family protein: MITRIDKNTALALIDLQMGVISMTTAHPMAGIVHNAALLAAAFRKAGLPVVIVHVNPIGSPAMMVRADVSTMSKDPAVQKQQLEAMTAGGFFNIVPEINVQPEDIRITKTTWNAFAHTPLLSILQEKNITGIVLAGVSTSIGVESTARTANENGLNITFATDAMTDTQLACHENSLQYIFPRIGETGTTADILHHLTVSEK, translated from the coding sequence ATGATAACCCGTATCGACAAAAACACCGCCCTGGCGCTCATCGACCTCCAGATGGGCGTCATCAGCATGACTACAGCACACCCTATGGCCGGCATCGTACACAATGCCGCCCTGCTGGCGGCTGCCTTCCGTAAAGCCGGACTGCCAGTCGTAATAGTACATGTAAACCCGATAGGCTCTCCCGCCATGATGGTAAGAGCTGACGTCAGTACCATGTCTAAAGATCCCGCCGTACAAAAACAACAGCTGGAGGCTATGACTGCCGGCGGATTCTTCAACATCGTGCCGGAAATCAATGTACAACCGGAAGACATCCGTATCACTAAAACCACCTGGAACGCCTTTGCGCACACACCACTGCTCAGCATTCTGCAGGAGAAAAACATCACCGGTATTGTACTGGCAGGTGTTTCTACCAGCATCGGCGTGGAAAGCACCGCCAGAACAGCCAACGAAAACGGACTTAACATCACCTTTGCCACCGACGCCATGACCGACACCCAGCTTGCATGCCACGAAAACAGCCTGCAGTACATCTTCCCACGCATCGGAGAAACAGGCACCACCGCAGACATTCTGCATCATCTGACAGTAAGTGAAAAATAA
- a CDS encoding MFS transporter, translating into MKNKDRISVKFMLPLVLGTMMNPLNSTMLATALTTICQSFGRNISDGALLITPQYLTSTIGLPLMGRLADIYSPRKINQLGFLLVLMAGITGTFAPSFNWLIVSRVILGLGTSAAYPSAMALVNKKYADEGRAVPGTVLGIISVSGLGSMALGPVLGGLLSQTLGWKGIFFINIPWVLVSLWLARALPDTPPAEPISIRQLPARLDAPGILLFSGTLLTLLLLLLSPAFSWSGTGLLLALLLSLVIWERRQNNPFIDVRLFARQPSLLMVYISSMAASYVMYLLLFSLPQWMESVKHISPAHTGLLLLPMSLASAAAGLIISRYESLLLKNVAGILCTAMTCTALFAVHADISLYLLTGITLLVGLSTGINPIANQASLYAEAPPGQIGISFGLYRTFGYLGAILSGSQLKTLYRQGITDSSFHLMAWFAVASCVLMILLFIPSIARKKQLAAGVLR; encoded by the coding sequence GTGAAAAATAAAGATCGTATATCCGTTAAGTTTATGCTGCCGCTGGTACTCGGCACCATGATGAACCCACTTAACTCTACCATGCTGGCAACAGCGCTCACCACCATCTGCCAGTCATTCGGCAGAAACATCAGCGACGGAGCCCTGCTCATCACACCGCAGTACCTCACTTCCACCATCGGTCTACCGCTGATGGGAAGACTGGCAGACATCTACAGTCCCAGGAAAATAAACCAACTCGGCTTTCTGCTGGTGCTGATGGCCGGCATAACCGGCACCTTCGCACCATCCTTCAACTGGCTCATCGTCTCCAGGGTAATACTGGGTCTGGGCACCTCCGCCGCCTACCCTTCAGCCATGGCGCTGGTCAATAAAAAATACGCAGATGAAGGCCGGGCAGTACCCGGCACTGTACTCGGCATCATCTCCGTATCAGGGCTGGGCAGTATGGCGCTGGGACCTGTACTGGGTGGACTGCTCTCGCAAACACTGGGCTGGAAAGGTATCTTCTTCATCAACATTCCCTGGGTATTGGTATCCCTCTGGCTGGCCCGTGCATTACCAGATACCCCACCTGCAGAACCGATCAGCATACGCCAGCTGCCCGCCAGACTGGATGCTCCCGGAATCCTGCTTTTCAGCGGTACCTTATTAACACTGTTACTGTTGTTACTGAGTCCTGCCTTTTCCTGGAGTGGCACAGGCCTGCTGTTGGCGCTGTTGTTATCACTCGTCATATGGGAGCGACGGCAAAACAACCCATTCATAGATGTACGCCTGTTTGCCCGGCAACCATCTCTGTTAATGGTGTATATCAGTTCCATGGCCGCCAGTTACGTCATGTACCTGCTGTTATTTTCATTGCCGCAATGGATGGAAAGCGTGAAGCATATTTCTCCTGCCCACACCGGCCTCTTGTTATTGCCTATGTCACTGGCATCCGCGGCAGCAGGATTGATCATCTCCCGGTATGAAAGCCTGCTCCTGAAAAATGTGGCTGGTATCCTGTGTACGGCGATGACCTGCACAGCTTTGTTTGCAGTTCACGCAGACATATCTCTTTACCTGCTCACCGGCATCACCCTGCTGGTTGGGCTATCCACCGGTATCAACCCTATTGCCAACCAGGCCTCGTTGTATGCAGAAGCACCTCCCGGACAAATAGGCATATCCTTCGGATTATACCGCACCTTCGGTTATCTGGGGGCCATACTTTCCGGCTCACAGCTGAAAACACTATACCGACAGGGAATCACAGACAGCAGCTTTCACCTGATGGCATGGTTTGCCGTTGCCAGCTGTGTGTTGATGATCCTGCTCTTCATCCCGTCGATAGCCCGCAAAAAACAGCTGGCAGCCGGGGTCCTGCGATAA
- a CDS encoding dihydrofolate reductase family protein — translation MRKLKLQMQVSIDGFVAGPNGEMDWTTSDWDDELKNYVMELTAPVDLILIGRKLADHFIPTWAARAGDPDVADIFTHKMNDTEKVVFSRTQTEHGWKNTVLINENLEEEINRLKRSPGGDIITYGGSSMASSLITRNLIDEYHLFVNPAALGKGLPIFHLLGQKLSMKLVSATSFTCGIVALCYQPQHQG, via the coding sequence ATGAGAAAGCTGAAACTACAGATGCAGGTGAGCATCGATGGTTTTGTTGCCGGCCCCAACGGAGAAATGGATTGGACCACCTCCGACTGGGACGATGAACTGAAAAACTATGTGATGGAGCTCACAGCCCCGGTAGACCTCATCCTTATCGGCCGTAAGCTGGCCGACCACTTCATTCCTACCTGGGCGGCCCGTGCCGGTGATCCTGATGTGGCCGACATCTTCACCCATAAAATGAATGATACGGAAAAGGTGGTCTTCTCCCGAACACAAACAGAACATGGCTGGAAAAACACCGTCCTGATCAATGAAAATCTGGAAGAAGAAATCAACCGGCTGAAAAGATCTCCCGGAGGAGACATCATCACCTATGGCGGTAGTAGTATGGCCTCGAGTCTTATAACCCGCAACCTCATCGATGAATACCATCTTTTCGTCAATCCTGCTGCTCTGGGAAAAGGCTTGCCCATCTTCCATCTGCTGGGACAAAAGTTATCCATGAAACTGGTCAGTGCCACCTCATTTACGTGCGGCATCGTGGCGCTCTGCTATCAGCCGCAGCACCAGGGGTAG
- a CDS encoding S41 family peptidase translates to MRILPCFVSLCLCLSTASAQTLSEKQQREVLVRSAQLMEQHYVYPDKGKLLSAALLKAGKDRAYAAIDSVKSFSNGVTALLQQTVKDGHIYLRYDPAVVKDLQAPKGNTDSLPDPFYYGERAEKNNYGFQEIKILPGGVGYLRLSEINLSPKSIVLLKAAMELLRHTQALVLDLRDNGGGGSDMGLVLEGCFVPEGTPLLEVKKREGAVTQEKAVTAGPEYKYEQPLYVLVNGRTASAAEAFPFTMQRLKRAVVVGQRTAGAAHMNEWYPAGNDFFLSVAVAAPVFPGTDISWERTGVQPDFVTADREEDLPLVLRLIAERHDAARK, encoded by the coding sequence ATGAGAATATTACCATGCTTTGTAAGCCTATGCCTGTGCTTATCGACTGCATCTGCACAAACACTGTCTGAAAAACAGCAACGGGAGGTCCTGGTCCGTTCCGCACAATTAATGGAGCAACATTATGTATACCCCGACAAAGGGAAGTTATTGTCTGCGGCCTTGTTAAAGGCAGGCAAAGACCGGGCGTATGCTGCTATTGACAGCGTAAAATCTTTTTCCAATGGAGTAACTGCTTTGTTGCAGCAAACCGTGAAAGACGGGCATATCTACCTGCGGTATGATCCTGCGGTGGTGAAAGACCTGCAGGCTCCCAAAGGCAATACGGATAGTTTACCAGACCCGTTTTATTATGGAGAAAGGGCGGAGAAGAACAACTATGGTTTTCAGGAGATAAAAATCCTGCCGGGTGGTGTGGGGTATCTGCGTTTGTCGGAAATAAATCTTTCCCCGAAGAGTATTGTGCTGTTAAAGGCAGCGATGGAGCTGTTGCGGCATACGCAGGCACTGGTGCTGGACCTGCGTGATAATGGCGGCGGGGGCAGCGATATGGGATTAGTGCTGGAAGGCTGTTTTGTGCCGGAAGGCACGCCTTTACTGGAAGTGAAGAAAAGGGAAGGAGCTGTGACGCAGGAGAAAGCAGTGACGGCCGGCCCGGAATATAAGTACGAACAACCTTTGTATGTGCTCGTCAATGGCAGAACCGCTTCTGCAGCAGAAGCTTTCCCATTTACCATGCAGCGGCTGAAACGGGCGGTGGTAGTAGGGCAGCGCACAGCCGGGGCTGCACATATGAACGAATGGTATCCTGCCGGAAATGATTTTTTCCTGTCTGTAGCTGTTGCTGCACCGGTATTTCCCGGGACAGATATTTCCTGGGAGCGGACCGGTGTACAGCCTGATTTTGTTACTGCCGACAGGGAGGAAGATCTACCCCTGGTGCTGCGGCTGATAGCAGAGCGCCACGATGCCGCACGTAAATGA